In Thiovibrio frasassiensis, one DNA window encodes the following:
- a CDS encoding SPL family radical SAM protein: MPHTAKFNPADIIQHLYVEDDCRDLPLTKNILANLPGRTVRVIPPRSGPDLSPATFGPQSLTSGKKHLVLCKNRGRFLKPCPATREYRCCDYQVLNVGMNCPMDCVYCILQAYLNNPWLSFFVNTDDLLAELTTAFAETPQTFRRIGTGEFTDSMALDRVTGLSRILIEFFKDQPNAVLELKSKAVALDNLEHSEHGGRTIMAWSLNSTEIMGKEELRTATLEQRLAAAAQCAEWGYKLAFHFDPLIYHPGWEKGYKETIDRLFATVPAASIVWISMGALRFLPALRGIATSRFPSSRFFHEEFVLGLDNKYRYFRPLRTEMYRFMAEHLSRHLDPDTCLYFCMESDEIWRDVFGFSPEEKGGLPGMLDLAARIKCTPS; encoded by the coding sequence ATGCCGCATACCGCCAAATTTAATCCGGCCGACATTATCCAGCATCTGTATGTGGAGGATGATTGCCGGGATCTCCCCCTCACCAAAAATATCCTGGCCAATCTCCCGGGACGCACGGTACGGGTTATTCCGCCCCGCTCCGGCCCGGATCTTTCACCTGCCACCTTCGGCCCCCAGAGCCTCACGAGCGGAAAGAAACATCTTGTCCTCTGCAAAAACCGGGGCCGCTTCCTCAAGCCCTGCCCCGCCACGAGGGAATACCGCTGTTGCGACTACCAGGTGCTCAATGTGGGGATGAACTGCCCCATGGATTGCGTGTATTGCATTCTGCAAGCCTACCTGAACAACCCCTGGCTTTCTTTTTTTGTGAATACCGATGATCTACTGGCCGAACTCACCACTGCCTTCGCCGAAACTCCGCAGACCTTCCGGCGCATCGGCACCGGAGAATTTACCGACTCCATGGCCCTGGACCGGGTCACGGGCTTGAGCCGAATCCTCATCGAATTTTTCAAGGATCAGCCCAATGCGGTGCTTGAGCTGAAATCAAAGGCGGTGGCTCTGGACAATCTGGAGCACAGCGAGCATGGCGGCCGCACCATCATGGCCTGGTCGCTCAACAGTACGGAAATCATGGGTAAGGAAGAACTGCGCACCGCCACCCTGGAGCAGCGGTTGGCTGCGGCGGCCCAGTGCGCCGAATGGGGCTATAAGCTGGCCTTTCATTTCGACCCGCTCATCTATCATCCCGGCTGGGAAAAGGGCTACAAAGAGACCATCGACCGGCTCTTTGCCACGGTGCCGGCCGCGAGCATCGTCTGGATCAGCATGGGAGCGTTGCGCTTTCTTCCTGCCCTGAGGGGCATCGCCACCAGCCGTTTCCCCAGCTCCCGGTTTTTCCATGAAGAGTTTGTCCTCGGGCTGGACAACAAATATCGATATTTCCGACCGCTGCGCACCGAGATGTACCGGTTCATGGCAGAACACCTTTCCCGCCACCTGGACCCGGACACCTGCCTCTATTTCTGCATGGAAAGCGATGAGATCTGGCGGGATGTTTTTGGCTTTTCTCCGGAAGAAAAAGGCGGCTTGCCCGGCATGCTCGATCTGGCTGCGCGAATAAAATGCACCCCCAGCTGA
- a CDS encoding DnaJ C-terminal domain-containing protein: MDYYKLLGVEKSATPEEIKKAYRKLALKYHPDRNKDNKEAEEQFKKISEAYAVLSDKEKRQQYDSFGSAGFQQRYSQEDIFRNADLGDILREFGINFGGGRTTFRSGGSGGSIFDEMFHQPGATGRSSQGFQDFRQQQPVKGNDLSLELPITLLDVLTGTEKTISLGRGAAAEKVSVRIPAGIETGKKLRVSGKGSPSPMGGPPGDLYLLIRVEPHPTFTREGADLSMDLQIPYSSAVFGAEVEVPTLDGKQLKVKVPPGCQPQAKLRLRKQGLPESPGGARGDLLVKIVVAVPKTLSEEQRELVNSLKESGL; the protein is encoded by the coding sequence ATGGATTACTATAAATTACTCGGTGTGGAAAAAAGCGCTACCCCGGAGGAAATCAAGAAAGCCTACCGCAAACTTGCCCTCAAGTACCACCCGGACCGCAATAAGGACAACAAGGAGGCGGAGGAGCAGTTTAAAAAGATCAGCGAGGCGTACGCCGTTCTCTCCGACAAGGAAAAGCGGCAGCAATACGATTCCTTCGGCTCCGCAGGCTTCCAGCAGCGCTATTCACAGGAAGATATTTTCCGCAACGCCGACCTGGGCGATATCCTGCGGGAATTCGGGATCAACTTCGGCGGCGGACGCACCACCTTCCGAAGCGGCGGCTCGGGGGGCAGCATATTCGATGAGATGTTCCATCAGCCAGGAGCAACCGGCCGGAGCAGCCAGGGCTTTCAGGATTTCCGCCAGCAGCAGCCGGTGAAGGGCAATGATCTTTCCCTGGAACTGCCGATCACCCTGCTTGATGTGCTGACCGGGACGGAAAAAACCATCTCCCTTGGCCGCGGCGCTGCAGCGGAAAAGGTTTCCGTAAGAATTCCGGCCGGAATCGAAACCGGCAAGAAACTGCGGGTTTCCGGCAAGGGCTCCCCCTCCCCCATGGGTGGGCCGCCGGGCGACCTCTATCTGCTGATCAGGGTCGAACCGCACCCGACCTTTACCCGGGAAGGGGCCGACCTCAGCATGGACCTGCAAATACCTTACAGCTCCGCCGTGTTTGGCGCGGAGGTGGAAGTCCCCACCCTGGACGGCAAACAACTCAAGGTCAAGGTTCCGCCCGGCTGTCAGCCCCAGGCAAAACTTCGCCTGCGCAAACAGGGGCTGCCAGAAAGCCCGGGAGGAGCACGCGGTGACCTGCTGGTAAAAATCGTGGTGGCGGTGCCGAAGACCTTGTCGGAGGAACAGCGGGAGTTGGTGAACAGCCTGAAAGAATCCGGTCTTTAG
- a CDS encoding single-stranded DNA-binding protein, translated as MVNKVILIGNLGKDPEVRYSQAGAAIASFNVATTETWKKQDGSKEELTEWHRIVAFGRLGEICGEYLSKGSKVFIEGRLQTRKWDDKDGNTKYTTEIVAREMKMLSPRGSSGDSSQSQQYNDQPFPEPVMGDDVPF; from the coding sequence ATGGTCAATAAAGTCATCCTCATCGGCAACCTCGGCAAAGACCCGGAAGTACGTTACTCGCAGGCAGGGGCAGCCATCGCCAGCTTCAATGTGGCCACCACCGAAACCTGGAAGAAGCAGGACGGCTCCAAGGAAGAGCTGACCGAATGGCACCGGATCGTCGCCTTCGGCCGCTTGGGGGAGATTTGCGGCGAATACCTCTCAAAGGGCTCCAAGGTCTTCATCGAAGGCAGACTGCAGACCCGCAAATGGGATGACAAAGACGGCAATACCAAATACACCACCGAGATCGTGGCCCGGGAGATGAAGATGCTCTCCCCCCGCGGCAGCAGTGGAGATTCCTCCCAGTCTCAGCAGTACAACGACCAGCCTTTCCCCGAGCCGGTCATGGGCGATGACGTTCCGTTCTAG
- the mutL gene encoding DNA mismatch repair endonuclease MutL — MSRIRVLPENLANQIAAGEVVERPASVVKELLENAIDAGASQVTIQVEGDGTRLIRVIDDGSGMDQDDVLLCLERHATSKITSLGELGSIRTLGFRGEAVPSIASVARLRITSRPATEPLGTQVDLRFGRILKVHEMGGSPGTSFEVTDLFGNVPARKKFLKSTRTELAHIEEVVKNYALARPGIGVRFTVDGRELLQLPAGLDTPRSRVERILGKGSTVLVAVGHQDQIGNEHALLVSGFLLPPDGPASARLRIFVNGRAIHDRLVSHAVNEGLQNYLMKGRGPGGVIFLRMPLESVDVNVHPTKQEVRFHKPALVHQAVVAAVQSGIADYQQTLKQEIFRPWPAASGTVPDALISAKSYAPVCGNPALAVQEPLPLVKAPSASEGAQSPVPAMGGFGPTEEEGRAADLPQAPGGSEGEDVPHGRLRYLGQLLDTYLLCATENGLLAIDQHAAHERLLFERLKRQFASKKIVRQTLLFPKVMECSLEELQILSQYAEEIGALGVEIEDFGGGSQVVKAVPAVLGRSPVEEVLAGIFARFAEPGTGKGGVRAEEVLSDMACKAAIRAGQRLTPKEAEALLEEMQRAEVFSHCPHGRPVAKSFTAHDIKKWFYRG; from the coding sequence TTGTCCAGGATCAGGGTTCTTCCGGAAAATCTGGCCAACCAGATAGCCGCCGGTGAGGTGGTCGAACGGCCTGCCTCGGTGGTCAAGGAGCTGCTGGAAAATGCCATCGATGCAGGGGCCAGCCAGGTCACCATCCAGGTGGAAGGGGATGGCACGCGCCTGATTCGGGTGATTGACGATGGCTCCGGCATGGATCAGGATGATGTGTTGCTCTGTCTGGAGCGCCATGCCACCAGCAAGATTACCAGCCTTGGGGAACTTGGCTCCATCCGAACCCTGGGGTTTCGGGGAGAGGCCGTACCCAGTATCGCCTCGGTGGCCCGCTTGCGGATCACCTCGCGTCCGGCGACGGAACCTTTGGGGACCCAGGTTGATCTCCGTTTTGGCCGGATTCTCAAGGTGCACGAGATGGGGGGAAGTCCAGGGACCTCTTTTGAGGTGACGGACCTTTTCGGTAATGTTCCCGCCCGGAAAAAATTCTTGAAATCCACCAGAACGGAACTGGCCCATATTGAAGAGGTGGTAAAGAATTATGCCTTGGCCCGTCCGGGAATTGGGGTGCGTTTTACGGTGGACGGCCGCGAGCTTCTTCAGCTTCCAGCCGGGCTGGACACCCCCAGAAGCAGGGTGGAACGGATTCTTGGCAAAGGAAGTACCGTTCTGGTGGCGGTGGGCCACCAGGATCAGATCGGCAACGAGCACGCTCTTCTGGTTTCCGGCTTTCTTCTCCCGCCGGACGGGCCGGCCTCTGCCCGGTTGCGGATCTTTGTCAACGGGCGGGCGATCCATGACCGGTTGGTAAGCCATGCGGTGAACGAAGGGCTCCAGAACTATCTCATGAAAGGGCGGGGGCCGGGCGGGGTGATTTTTCTGCGCATGCCGCTGGAGAGCGTTGATGTGAACGTTCACCCCACCAAGCAGGAGGTCCGGTTTCACAAGCCGGCCCTGGTGCATCAGGCCGTGGTCGCTGCGGTGCAGAGTGGTATAGCGGATTATCAGCAGACCTTGAAGCAGGAAATTTTCCGCCCCTGGCCTGCTGCATCTGGTACGGTGCCGGATGCACTCATCTCCGCCAAGAGCTATGCGCCGGTTTGCGGGAATCCGGCGCTTGCGGTGCAGGAGCCGCTGCCCTTGGTTAAGGCCCCCTCTGCTTCAGAGGGGGCTCAGAGCCCTGTGCCTGCGATGGGGGGATTTGGGCCGACAGAGGAAGAGGGGCGTGCGGCAGATCTGCCTCAGGCTCCGGGGGGCTCAGAGGGAGAGGATGTGCCGCATGGCAGATTGCGTTATCTCGGCCAGTTGCTGGACACCTATCTGTTATGCGCTACGGAAAATGGCTTGCTTGCCATTGATCAGCATGCCGCCCATGAACGCTTGCTCTTTGAGAGGCTGAAAAGACAGTTTGCCAGCAAAAAGATCGTCCGCCAGACCCTCTTGTTTCCAAAGGTCATGGAGTGCAGTCTGGAGGAGCTTCAGATCCTCAGCCAGTATGCGGAGGAGATTGGTGCCCTTGGGGTCGAGATAGAGGATTTCGGCGGGGGCAGCCAGGTGGTGAAAGCCGTGCCCGCGGTGCTTGGCCGTTCTCCGGTGGAGGAGGTGCTGGCCGGGATTTTTGCCCGCTTTGCTGAGCCAGGCACCGGCAAAGGCGGGGTGCGGGCCGAGGAGGTGCTTTCCGACATGGCCTGCAAGGCAGCGATCCGGGCAGGGCAAAGGTTGACCCCCAAGGAAGCCGAAGCCCTGCTTGAGGAGATGCAGCGGGCCGAGGTTTTCTCCCATTGCCCCCATGGTCGCCCCGTGGCCAAGAGCTTTACCGCCCATGACATTAAGAAGTGGTTCTATCGCGGCTGA
- a CDS encoding hydrogenase small subunit yields MKEQDFSRVRDRLNGISRRDFMKFCTVMAAGMGLPLEVVPQIAAAVTAPQRPPVIWLSGSACTGCTESLLRPSHPSLEHLILDLISLDYNETLNAGAGHQAEAALQDSIHKNAGKFILVVEGAIPVKDGGVYCMIGGKPFSEIVRDTAAKAAAVVAIGSCASWGGVAAAKPNPTGCIGAPEFLKGKTVVTIPGCPPNAYNFLSTVIHFLTFKKLPALDEKGRPKFAYGRLIHENCERRPHFDAGRFALKFGDDGHRKGYCLYKLGCKGPMTFANCPAILFNDVGPGAWPVGTGHPCFGCTEEGVGFTLPLHAQADLKYITPGSAYPHIVSERGESASVGAAALVAGVAGVALGAGVAVAKNLGQTEQESSSEGE; encoded by the coding sequence ATGAAAGAGCAGGATTTTTCCAGGGTCAGAGACCGTCTGAACGGGATATCACGTCGTGATTTTATGAAATTCTGTACGGTGATGGCTGCCGGCATGGGGCTTCCCCTTGAGGTTGTGCCGCAGATCGCGGCGGCGGTCACCGCCCCGCAACGGCCCCCGGTGATCTGGCTTTCCGGTTCGGCCTGTACCGGCTGTACCGAATCGTTGCTGCGGCCCTCCCATCCCTCCCTCGAGCATCTGATTCTTGATCTTATCTCCCTTGATTACAACGAAACTCTCAATGCCGGAGCCGGACATCAGGCGGAAGCGGCTTTGCAGGATTCGATTCACAAGAATGCAGGAAAGTTCATCCTTGTGGTGGAAGGCGCCATTCCCGTTAAAGATGGCGGGGTGTACTGCATGATCGGCGGCAAGCCTTTCAGTGAAATTGTCCGTGATACCGCAGCCAAAGCCGCGGCTGTTGTTGCCATTGGCTCCTGTGCTTCCTGGGGCGGGGTTGCCGCGGCAAAGCCGAACCCCACCGGCTGCATCGGCGCGCCTGAGTTTCTCAAGGGCAAGACCGTGGTGACGATCCCCGGCTGTCCGCCCAATGCCTATAATTTCCTTTCCACCGTGATCCACTTCCTGACCTTTAAAAAACTCCCCGCGCTCGATGAAAAAGGGAGGCCGAAATTCGCCTATGGCCGCCTCATTCACGAAAATTGCGAACGCCGGCCCCATTTTGACGCGGGCCGTTTTGCCCTCAAGTTCGGTGACGATGGGCATCGCAAAGGCTATTGCCTGTATAAGCTCGGTTGCAAGGGGCCGATGACCTTTGCCAACTGCCCGGCCATTCTTTTTAATGATGTGGGCCCAGGCGCTTGGCCGGTGGGTACCGGGCATCCCTGTTTCGGCTGCACCGAGGAAGGGGTGGGTTTTACTCTCCCCCTCCATGCTCAGGCTGACCTGAAGTACATCACCCCCGGGTCCGCATATCCGCATATCGTCTCCGAGCGGGGGGAAAGCGCCTCGGTGGGTGCTGCCGCCCTTGTTGCGGGCGTGGCGGGCGTGGCACTGGGAGCCGGGGTGGCGGTTGCCAAAAACCTTGGCCAGACCGAGCAAGAGTCTTCCTCAGAGGGAGAATAG
- a CDS encoding phosphoribosylaminoimidazolesuccinocarboxamide synthase, with the protein MTTPVSQTNFANLHLLHRGKVRDLYEVEDQLLMVASDRISAFDVIMDDPIPNKGAILTKLSLFWFDYLKDIVPNHLITANVEEYPAICAPYRDQLAGRSLLVKKAKPLPVECIVRGYLSGSFWQAYKKDPTVCGFALPAGMQESDKFPEPLFTPSTKAALGLHDENISVAEMEKIVGKEQTARIKEICVRLYEKAADYARSKGIIIADTKFELGIYNGEIILIDEVLTPDSSRFWPEDQYRPGAGQPSFDKQFLRDYLSTLNWGKTPPPPKLPQEIIDKTASRYREALLKITGGDI; encoded by the coding sequence ATGACCACACCGGTAAGCCAAACGAATTTTGCCAATCTCCATCTGCTGCACCGCGGCAAGGTCCGGGATCTCTACGAGGTGGAAGACCAGCTGCTGATGGTGGCCTCGGACCGGATCTCCGCCTTTGACGTGATCATGGACGATCCCATCCCCAACAAGGGTGCGATCTTGACCAAGCTCTCTCTTTTCTGGTTTGACTATCTCAAAGACATTGTCCCCAATCACCTGATTACGGCAAATGTCGAGGAATATCCGGCAATATGCGCTCCCTATCGGGATCAGCTCGCGGGCAGGAGCCTGCTGGTGAAAAAGGCCAAGCCCCTGCCGGTGGAGTGTATCGTCCGCGGGTATCTTTCCGGCTCCTTCTGGCAGGCATATAAAAAAGATCCCACCGTCTGCGGCTTTGCCTTGCCGGCAGGCATGCAGGAATCGGACAAGTTTCCCGAACCGCTTTTTACCCCGTCCACCAAGGCGGCGCTCGGCCTGCACGATGAGAACATCTCCGTGGCCGAGATGGAAAAAATCGTGGGCAAGGAACAGACCGCCCGGATCAAAGAGATCTGTGTGCGCCTTTATGAAAAGGCAGCGGACTATGCTCGCAGCAAGGGGATCATTATTGCCGACACCAAGTTTGAATTGGGCATCTATAACGGCGAGATCATCCTCATCGATGAGGTGCTGACTCCCGATTCTTCCCGGTTCTGGCCGGAAGATCAATACCGGCCCGGCGCCGGCCAGCCGAGTTTTGACAAGCAGTTTCTCCGGGACTATCTTTCCACCCTCAATTGGGGGAAAACCCCGCCGCCGCCCAAGCTGCCCCAAGAGATCATCGACAAAACCGCATCCCGTTATCGGGAGGCCCTGCTCAAGATAACCGGCGGAGATATTTAG